The Stigmatella ashevillena genomic sequence GATTGGGACCGGTTCAATCACGGCACGCCGGATGGCTACCAGTTCTTCTTGGACATGGGGCCGCTGAGTAACGCGGACACGCGCTACTTCAAGGGCGGCATCCCCTTCTGGAAGGACATCGTCGCCCACCCCAACTACGACGACTTCTGGAAGTCGCGGAACCTCCTGCCCCACCTGCGAAACATCAAGGCAGCGGTCCTGACGGTGGGCGGTTGGTACGACACCGAAGACCTGTATGGCCCCCTGAGAACCTACGGCGCCATCGAGAAGCAGAACCCGAAGATCTCCAACACGCTCGTCATGGGCCCCTGGTCACATGGCGGGTGGGTGCGTGACGACGGCGCCTCGCTCGGGGATGCCGATTTCGGCTTCGCGACGAGCACCGGCTATCAGGAAGTGTCGCTGGCCTTCTTCAAGCACCACCTCAAGAACGGTCCGAAGCCGGATCTTCCCGAGGCCTGGGTCTTCGAAGGGGGCGCGAACCGATGGAGAAGCTTCGATGCCTGGCCTCCCAAAAGCGTGCGCGAGACACGGCTCTACTTCCAGCCCAAGGGGGGCCTGACGTTCAATCCCCCCACGGGCACGGAGGCCCTCTTCGATGAGTACGTGAGCGATCCTTCCCGGCCCGTGCCCTTCACGACGGAAATCACTCCCAGCTGGAGCAAGAACTACATGGCCGAGGATCAGCGCTTCGCCTCTCGCAGGCCGGACGTCCTCGTCTACCAGACCGAGCCCCTCGAAAAGGACCTGACACTCGCCGGTCCCTTGGAGGCAGAGCTGTGGGTCTCCACGTCGGGCACGGACGCGGACTGGGTGGTGAAGCTCGTCGACGTCAACCCGGGCAAGCTTGCTGGCTGGAAGGAGCGGGAAGACGACGAGGGAGCGCGCAACCGAGGCGGGCAGCAAACGCTGGTGAGGGGTGAAGCCTTCCGGGGCCGGTTCCGGGAGGACTACACCACGCCCAAGCCCTTCACCCCCGGCGAGGTGACGAAGGTGCGCTTCGTCATCAACGACGTCTTCCACACCTTCCAGCGAGGACACCGGGTGATGCTCCAGGTGCAGTCGAGCTGGTTCCCGTTCATCGACCGCAACCCACAAACCTTCGTCCCCAACATCTTCGAGGCAAAGGAGGAAGACTTCGTGCGCGCCACCCACCGCCTGTACCGCTCACCGGCCAACCCCAGCGCCGTCAAGGTGCAGGTGCTGCCCGCGCTGGATGACTAAAAAAGGGGTGAGGCGCCTCACCCCTTCAGCAGCCGCTCCACGAGCTGCACGTACTGCTGCATCGCCGCGTCCCGGCTCAAGCCCTTGCGCCCCACCCAGGCGTCGTACTTGGCGCGGCCCTTCACATCCAGCAGCCCGGGGCGCTTGCCCTGCGCATCGCCTTCCGTGGCCTGCTTGAAGAGCGAATACAGCGCGAGCAGCGTCTCGTTCGACGGGCGGGTGGACAGCGTCTTGACGCGCGCTTGTGCCCCCTTGAAGTCTTCGGCCAGTGCCATGAACCCTCCGTGGCAAGGCGGCTCGTACGAGCCCCTCTTGCTGAGTTGGAGCATTCATGACTTCCCGCTCTG encodes the following:
- a CDS encoding CocE/NonD family hydrolase — its product is MPRFLIPLMLLALVSSASAQAPKQTPKPPAHHGDPAERAEFIRTHYTKYEYLIPMRDGVRLFTALYVPNDASPSKRYPILLHRTPYSVAPYGQDRYKKALGSAVSFEKEGFIFAFQDVRGQHMSEGEFVNMRPHLPTKRGAKDIDESTDTYDTLQWMVKNVPNHNERVGMWGVSYPGFYSSAGAIDSHPALKAVSPQAPIADWFWDDMHRHGAFNLVLAFNFFSSFGKPRPQPSASEDWDRFNHGTPDGYQFFLDMGPLSNADTRYFKGGIPFWKDIVAHPNYDDFWKSRNLLPHLRNIKAAVLTVGGWYDTEDLYGPLRTYGAIEKQNPKISNTLVMGPWSHGGWVRDDGASLGDADFGFATSTGYQEVSLAFFKHHLKNGPKPDLPEAWVFEGGANRWRSFDAWPPKSVRETRLYFQPKGGLTFNPPTGTEALFDEYVSDPSRPVPFTTEITPSWSKNYMAEDQRFASRRPDVLVYQTEPLEKDLTLAGPLEAELWVSTSGTDADWVVKLVDVNPGKLAGWKEREDDEGARNRGGQQTLVRGEAFRGRFREDYTTPKPFTPGEVTKVRFVINDVFHTFQRGHRVMLQVQSSWFPFIDRNPQTFVPNIFEAKEEDFVRATHRLYRSPANPSAVKVQVLPALDD
- a CDS encoding acyl-CoA-binding protein, whose protein sequence is MALAEDFKGAQARVKTLSTRPSNETLLALYSLFKQATEGDAQGKRPGLLDVKGRAKYDAWVGRKGLSRDAAMQQYVQLVERLLKG